The proteins below are encoded in one region of Centropristis striata isolate RG_2023a ecotype Rhode Island chromosome 12, C.striata_1.0, whole genome shotgun sequence:
- the cstf2 gene encoding cleavage stimulation factor subunit 2 isoform X1, whose protein sequence is MANVAAAAAAAAAAAAAANRDPAVDRSLRSVFVGNIPYEATEEQLKDIFSEVGLVVSFRLVYDRETGKPKGYGFCEYQDQETALSAMRNLNGREFSGRALRVDNAASEKNKEELKSLGTGAPIIESPYGDTIQPQEAPESISRAVASLPPEQMFELMKQMKLCVQNSPQEARNMLLQNPQLAYALLQAQVVMRIVDPEIALKMLHRQTPVQPLIPSGQPAGAPPVNPPPAQPSVPVSQPQPVPGMHVNGAPQMMQPPNMGVVPGPMPVPGPGPVPGPGTVPVGPPGNLQHSPTGSSGQAAIERPQGPGGIPPRGLLGDGPNDPRGGTLLSVTGEVIDPNRGYMAAPPPHQAPPVHMAPMAAGPPPDMRGPPMDMRGPPMGEPRSMMGDPRGPPMMEPRGPPMETRGRDPRAMDARGPVAAQRVPMAAGMQGPVPHSMAPSAPPPARPGPGISGVPASGGGFSPGQSQVSTQDQEKAALIMQVLQLTPEQIAMLPPEQRQSILILKEQIQKTAGGAP, encoded by the exons ATGGCGAacgttgctgctgctgctgcggctgctgccgccgctgctgctgccgccaACAGAGACCCGGCCGTTGACCGCTCGTTACGATCAGTGTTCG TGGGGAACATCCCATATGAAGCCACAGAGGAACAactgaaagacattttttctgaAGTGGGACTTGTTGTCAGTTTCAG GTTGGTGTATGACAGGGAGACAGGGAAGCCAAAGGGATATGGCTTCTGTGAGTATCAGGACCAGGAGACGGCCCTCAGCGCCATGAGGAACCTGAACGGGAGAGAGTTCAGTGGTCGGGCTCTCCGTGTCGACAACGCAGCCAGCGAGAAAAACAAGGAAGAGCTCAAAA GTTTGGGAACAGGAGCCCCCATTATCGAGTCTCCGTATGGAGACACCATCCAGCCACAGGAAGCCCCAGAGTCCATCAGCAGAGCCGTGGCCAGTCTGCCACCTGAGCAGATGTTTGAACTCATGAAGCAGATGAAG ctgtgTGTGCAGAACAGTCCTCAGGAGGCGAGGaacatgctgctgcagaaccCTCAGCTGGCCTATGCTCTGCTTCAGGCCCAAGTGGTGATGCGGATCGTTGACCCTGAGATAGCCTTG AAAATGCTCCATCGTCAAACACCGGTCCAGCCGCTGATTCCCAGCGGGCAGCCTGCAGGAGCTCCACCAGTCAACCCTCCTCCTGCTCAGCCCAGCGTGCCGGTGTCTCAGCCACAGCCGGTG CCTGGAATGCACGTCAATGGAGCCCCTCAAATGATGCAGCCCCCCAACATGGGTGTCGTCCCTGGACCAATGCCTGTACCAGGACCCGGACCGGTACCAGGACCGGGAACAGTCCCAGTTGGACCTCCAG GAAACCTGCAGCATTCTCCCACAGGATCTTCTGGGCAAGCTGCTATCGAGCGGCCTCAAG GACCAGGCGGTATCCCCCCCAGAGGCCTGCTGGGAGACGGTCCTAACGATCCCAGAGGAGGAACTCTGCTGTCCGTCACTGGAGAAGTCATAGACCCCAA TCGGGGCTACATGGCCGCTCCACCCCCCCACCAAGCCCCGCCGGTACACATGGCCCCGATGGCAGCCGGACCCCCTCCGGATATGAGAGGCCCCCCGATGGACATGAGAGGCCCACCCATGGGTGAACCACGAAGCATGATGGGTGACCCCAGAGGGCCCCCGATGATGGAGCCACGTGGACCCCCGATGGAAACCAGAG GTCGTGACCCGAGGGCGATGGACGCTCGCGGTCCAGTGGCGGCTCAAAGAGTTCCGATGGCGGCAGGAATGCAAGGCCCCGTCCCTCACAGCATGGCTCCCAGCGCTCCTCCACCTGCAAGACCG GGTCCTGGTATCTCTGGTGTTCCTGCATCAGGAGGAGGCTTCAGTCCGGGGCAGAGCCAGGTCTCCACACAGGACCAAGAGAAG GCTGCTCTGATCATGCAGGTGCTGCAGCTGACCCCAGAACAGATCGCCATGCTGCCCCCGGAGCAGCGGCAGAGCATCCTCATCCTCAAGGAGCAGATTCAGAAGACTGCAGGAGGAGCACCCTAA
- the cstf2 gene encoding cleavage stimulation factor subunit 2 isoform X2: MANVAAAAAAAAAAAAAANRDPAVDRSLRSVFVGNIPYEATEEQLKDIFSEVGLVVSFRLVYDRETGKPKGYGFCEYQDQETALSAMRNLNGREFSGRALRVDNAASEKNKEELKSLGTGAPIIESPYGDTIQPQEAPESISRAVASLPPEQMFELMKQMKLCVQNSPQEARNMLLQNPQLAYALLQAQVVMRIVDPEIALKMLHRQTPVQPLIPSGQPAGAPPVNPPPAQPSVPVSQPQPVPGMHVNGAPQMMQPPNMGVVPGPMPVPGPGPVPGPGTVPVGPPGPGGIPPRGLLGDGPNDPRGGTLLSVTGEVIDPNRGYMAAPPPHQAPPVHMAPMAAGPPPDMRGPPMDMRGPPMGEPRSMMGDPRGPPMMEPRGPPMETRGRDPRAMDARGPVAAQRVPMAAGMQGPVPHSMAPSAPPPARPGPGISGVPASGGGFSPGQSQVSTQDQEKAALIMQVLQLTPEQIAMLPPEQRQSILILKEQIQKTAGGAP, encoded by the exons ATGGCGAacgttgctgctgctgctgcggctgctgccgccgctgctgctgccgccaACAGAGACCCGGCCGTTGACCGCTCGTTACGATCAGTGTTCG TGGGGAACATCCCATATGAAGCCACAGAGGAACAactgaaagacattttttctgaAGTGGGACTTGTTGTCAGTTTCAG GTTGGTGTATGACAGGGAGACAGGGAAGCCAAAGGGATATGGCTTCTGTGAGTATCAGGACCAGGAGACGGCCCTCAGCGCCATGAGGAACCTGAACGGGAGAGAGTTCAGTGGTCGGGCTCTCCGTGTCGACAACGCAGCCAGCGAGAAAAACAAGGAAGAGCTCAAAA GTTTGGGAACAGGAGCCCCCATTATCGAGTCTCCGTATGGAGACACCATCCAGCCACAGGAAGCCCCAGAGTCCATCAGCAGAGCCGTGGCCAGTCTGCCACCTGAGCAGATGTTTGAACTCATGAAGCAGATGAAG ctgtgTGTGCAGAACAGTCCTCAGGAGGCGAGGaacatgctgctgcagaaccCTCAGCTGGCCTATGCTCTGCTTCAGGCCCAAGTGGTGATGCGGATCGTTGACCCTGAGATAGCCTTG AAAATGCTCCATCGTCAAACACCGGTCCAGCCGCTGATTCCCAGCGGGCAGCCTGCAGGAGCTCCACCAGTCAACCCTCCTCCTGCTCAGCCCAGCGTGCCGGTGTCTCAGCCACAGCCGGTG CCTGGAATGCACGTCAATGGAGCCCCTCAAATGATGCAGCCCCCCAACATGGGTGTCGTCCCTGGACCAATGCCTGTACCAGGACCCGGACCGGTACCAGGACCGGGAACAGTCCCAGTTGGACCTCCAG GACCAGGCGGTATCCCCCCCAGAGGCCTGCTGGGAGACGGTCCTAACGATCCCAGAGGAGGAACTCTGCTGTCCGTCACTGGAGAAGTCATAGACCCCAA TCGGGGCTACATGGCCGCTCCACCCCCCCACCAAGCCCCGCCGGTACACATGGCCCCGATGGCAGCCGGACCCCCTCCGGATATGAGAGGCCCCCCGATGGACATGAGAGGCCCACCCATGGGTGAACCACGAAGCATGATGGGTGACCCCAGAGGGCCCCCGATGATGGAGCCACGTGGACCCCCGATGGAAACCAGAG GTCGTGACCCGAGGGCGATGGACGCTCGCGGTCCAGTGGCGGCTCAAAGAGTTCCGATGGCGGCAGGAATGCAAGGCCCCGTCCCTCACAGCATGGCTCCCAGCGCTCCTCCACCTGCAAGACCG GGTCCTGGTATCTCTGGTGTTCCTGCATCAGGAGGAGGCTTCAGTCCGGGGCAGAGCCAGGTCTCCACACAGGACCAAGAGAAG GCTGCTCTGATCATGCAGGTGCTGCAGCTGACCCCAGAACAGATCGCCATGCTGCCCCCGGAGCAGCGGCAGAGCATCCTCATCCTCAAGGAGCAGATTCAGAAGACTGCAGGAGGAGCACCCTAA